The genome window CCGATCTGTTCGGGTTGCGTGCCTTTGGCAACATCTACAGCCGCATCATGAACCCCACCAACGCGGTGCTCGAGGAGCGCATTGCGGCCCTGGAAGGCGGCGTGGCGGCGCTGTCGGTGTCCAGCGGGCACGCCGCGCAACTGGTGGCCATCCTGAACGTGGCGCAGGCCGGGGACAACATCGTGTCCACGCCCAACCTGTACGGCGGCACGGTCAACCAGTTCCGCGTGACCCTCAGGCGGCTCGGCATCGAGGTCCGCTTTACCGGCAAGGACGAGCGCCCCGAGGAGTTCGCTGCCCTGATTGACGACCAGACCCGCGCCGTGTACCTGGAAACCATCGGCAACCCGGCGCTGAACATTCCCGATTTCGAGGCGATTGCGGCCGTCGCCCACGCACGCGGCGTGGCGGTGTTCGTGGACAACACCTTCGGCGCGGGCGGATACTACTGCCAACCGCTCACACACGGCGCGAACGTAATCGTGGCATCGGCCAGCAAATGGATCGGCGGCCACGGCAACGGCATCGGCGGCGTCATCGTGGACGGCGGCAACTTCGACTGGGGCAACGGGCGCTACCCGCTGATGACCGAGCCCAGCCCCAGCTACCACGGCCTGAAGTTCTGGGACACCTTCGGCGAGGGCAACCCGCTGGGGCTGCCCAATGTCGCCTTCATCACCCGCGCCCGCACCGAGGGCCTGCGTGACCTGGGTACCACGCTGGCCCCGCAGCAGGCATGGCAGTTTATCCAGGGCCTGGAAACGCTGTCGCTGCGGGCCGAAAGGCAGGCACAGAACGCGCAGGCGCTGGCGCAGTGGCTCTCGGCCCACCCCGACGTGACCCGCGTGACCTACCCTGGCCTGGGCAACCACAAGCACTACGACCGTGCCCAGCACTACCTGCCGCGCGGCGCGGGCGGCGTGCTGACCTTTGAACTGTCGGGCGGACGGGAGGCGGGCGAGGCGTTTATCCGCAGCGTGCAGCTCGCGCAGCACGTCGCCAACGTGGGCGACACCCGCACGCTGGTGATTCACCCGGCCAGCACCACCCACAGCCAGCTGGACGTGGAATCACAGACGGCGGCGGGCGTGACGCCGGGGCTGGTGCGCGTGTCGCTGGGCATCGAGCACATCGACGACATTCAGGAGGACTTCGCGCAGGCGCTGGCTGCCGCCCTGGTGGAAGCGCAGGAGGACGCGCCCCGGGAGGAGGTGTGACTGCCCTGCCACGCACCCTGTCTCCCCTGCCGCTGCCCCCCGAAGACTCGCGATGTTGCGATGGTGACCTGAAGGTCAAGACGGCGACGCTGTTCCGCACCGCACCCTTGCTGCTGGACTGCGGGCGGCCCCTGTCGGACGTGCGGGTGGCCTACCACACCTACGGCGAGGCGCAGGAGGAGGCCACGCTGGTGCTACACGCCCTGACCGGCAACAGCGCTGTGCACGAGTGGTGGCCGGATTTTCTGGGCGCGGGGCGGCCCCTGGACCCCACGCGGGACTTTGTCGTCTGTGCCAACGTGCTGGGCGGTTGCGCCGGAACGGACGGCCCGGCCCAGTGGCAGGGAACCGGCCTGGGGGACCTTGCCATTTCTCTGCGCGACATGGCCCGCGTGGGGCGGGCGCTGCTGGAACACCTGGGCGTGCGCCGGGTGCGCGTGATCGGCGCGAGCATGGGCGGGCTGCTGGCCTACGCGTGGCTGCTGGAATGCCCAGATCTGGTGGCGCGGGCCGTGGTGATCGGTGCGCCGGTGCGCCACTCGCCGTGGGCGGTGGGCCTGAACAGCGCCGCCCGCGCCGCCATCCGCGCGGCCCCCGGCGGCGAGGGCCTCAAGGTGGCCCGCCAGATTGCCATGCTGTCGTACCGCAGCCCTGAGAGTCTGGCCCAGACTCAGGCGGGACAGCGCAGGCCGGGGGTTCACGCCGTCACCTCTTATCTGGAGTACCAGGGCGAGAAACTGCTGGCCCGCTTCTGCGAACGCAGCTACGTGGCCCTGACCGGCGCGATGGACAACTTTCAGCCGGGCGACGCCGAGCTGGCCGCCGTCCGCGTGCCGGTGCTGGCGGTGGGCATCTCCAGCGACGTGCTGTACCCGGCGGCCGAGGTCCGGGCCGCGACCGACGCGCTGCCGAATGCCACGTACTGGGAACTGAGCAGCATCCACGGCCACGACGCCTTTCTGATGGATGCGGGCGAGTTGCCACAGCGGGTGGACGCCTTTCTGCGGGGAGAGGCGGAGTTCGGGCTCCACCCCTCTGGGTGATGAGGGGTCAGCCCCACTGCGCCAAGCGGGAGGGGCAATATCTTTTCAGACGCTGCCCCTCCCCTGCCCCAGAACCGCCTTACCGCAGGCTTTTTACACCGGGTGGTGGCCTCCCACGGCGAGAGGGTGCTGCCCGTGCTGGGCAGCGCCTTGCCCAGATCGCGGTCAGTCACAATGCCCACCCGCCGGGTGCCGTCCACCACCGGCAGGCGGCGTTTACCGCAGGATTTCATCGGGTGTGCCGCGTCCAGCAGCGACAGTGAGGACGGCACGACAACGGCGCGGACCCCTGCGACGCCCCCCTCATGTATCCCCCACCGCCCGGAGGCGTGCTTTACTTCCGGCATGCAACTTGTGGATCAGCTGGAGCACACTGACCTCTCACTGGCCTTCACGGGAACGGGTGCGGACTGGCCCGACCGCCTGACCCGTGGCCTGGACGCGGGCGAGGTGCGGCTGGTGTCGCGCGGTGCCGGCGGTGACGCGGCGCTGGCCCTGGCTCCCGCATCCGCGCAGGACGCCCGCGACCTGGGCATGGCGCTGGCGAAACTGGCCCGCGAGCTGAAGGCCGGGACCGTGAAGGTGGCCGCCACGGGCCACGCCGCCCCCCTGGCTGCCGCCGCGCTGGCCGCCGGCTGGCAGGACCGCCGCTATAAGGGCGGGGACAGCCCGAAGGCAGACATGCAGCTTCAGGTGGACGGATTGGACGCTGCCGCCTCGGCACGCCTGCGGGGCATGGCGGCGGGCGTGACGTTTGCCCGCGAACTGGTCAGCGCCCCCGCCAACCACCTCAACCCGGCCAGCATGGCGCGTGAGGCGCAGACGCTCTCCGCGCACGGCGTGGAGGTGGAGGCCTGGGACGGCCCCACCATTGAGGCGCGGGGCATGGGCCTGCTGGCGGCGGTGGCGGCGGGCAGCGTGACCGGCCCTCGCCTGATTCGCCTGACCCTGCCCGCGCGCGGCGAGACAACGCGGGTCATTGCCCTGGTGGGCAAGGGCATCACCTTCGACACCGGGGGCTACAGCCTCAAGACCGGCGCCGGCATGTACGGCATGAAAAACGACATGGGCGGCGCGGGCGCGGTCCTGGGGGCCATGCGCGCCCTGGCCGAGCTGCGCGGCAGCATTCCGGACGGCACCGAGGTCCGCGCCTATGTGGCCGCCGCCGAGAACATGGTGGGGCCGCACGCCATGCGACCCGGCGACGTGTACCGCGCCGCCAACGGCAAGACCGTGGAAGTCACCAACACCGACGCCGAGGGCCGCCTGGTGCTGGCCGACGCCCTGGCTGTGGCCTGCGACGAGGGGGCCACCGAGCTGGTCGATCTGGCGACCCTGACCGGCGTGAAGGTGGCCGCCCTGGGCAACGACATGGCCGCCCTGTTCTGTTCCGACGCGGATCTGGCCGCGCGCCTGAAGGCCGGCGCGGAGGCCGCCGGGGAACTGCTGTGGGAACTGCCGCTGCACCAGCCGTACCTGAAGTCCTACCGCAAGAACACCATCGCGGACCTGAAGAACAGCGACATGGTGCCGGCCGGAGGCAGCATCAAGGCGGCCCTGTTCCTCCAGCAGTTCGTGACCCGTCCGTGGGCGCATCTGGACATCGCCGGCAATGCCGCGAAAGAAGACGTGGCAACCGGCTGGGGCGTGGGCACGCTGGTGGAATACGTGCTGGCCGGCCAGACGCAGGGCTGAGCGCACCGCCGCCGGCCCTACATCGCCGGGTCGAGCTTGCCGCGCAGCAGCAGCCGCATGCGCTGGCCCAGGCGTTTGTAGACCGGGGGCGAGTGGCGCTTGCCGAAGTCGCGGGCGGCCTCCTCGCTGCCCACGTCGTGGCCGTACTGCTGGGTCAGAAAGTAACGGTGGTCCATGGTCCACAGGTACAGGTCCGCCTCGGTGCGGCCCGGAAAGCGGAACATGACGTGGTGCAGGTCCAGGTTTTCCACAATCCGCAGGTACAGGCGGGTGTACCAGCTGAGTACCGCCTCCTCCCAGGTCACGGGCGGCAGGCCCGCACGCTCCGGCTTGCGGTCCAGAAAATACTGGCGGGTGCGGATGTGGTCCAGCAGCTTGTCGTAGCGGCCCGGCGTGGTGAACAGGATCTCGCGGTGGCCCGGCACCAGCATATCGAGCCCGGTGTCCCGCAGGAACTGCGCGTACTCACCCTTGATGATCAGGTCGACCAGGGTGTCGCTTTCCTCGGGCGGCACGGTCACGTTCAGCTCGATGACGTGTGCGTCGATGTACGCCTGCCCCTGACGGCGGGCCACCGAGACGCGGTGGTTGCCGTCCTTGACGAAGTACAGCTCCCCCACCTTGTACACCTGAATGGGCGGCAATTCCTTGCCCTGGAGCTGCGCGCTACGGACACCGATCCAGCGCTCGTCCAGGTGCTTTTCCTTGGGCAGGTAGTGGCGGTCAAATTCGCGGTAGCGGTCCACCGAGCCGATGATCTGGTCCACTTGAATGGCCTGCACGCCTAGGCTGTGTTCACCCAGCGGGGCCAGATGCTTCATCCACTCGAAGGGCAGCAGCTCATTGGGCTGGCGGCGCAAGATCGCCACCAGATCGCGCACGTCGCTCATCAGGCGGGCGCGTTCCACCTCGCCACGCGCCGTGCTGCGGGTCCTGGACATGGTCTGCGGTGAACCGGAGTCTGAAGAAAACATAGGGCTGGCACTCTCCTGGCGCGCGGGGCGCAAGTGGCCGGGGCCTTGAAGCGTCGGGGAATGGAGGAACCCCGGAAACGTACCGCCAGAATACCGCAGCCGCCCGTGAGAGCGGTACGGGCAAGGGTCCCGGCCGCGCCTGCCGGGGAGGTGGCTCAGCCACAACAGGAGTGCGCCTCCAGACGCGGCCCCGGTGACGCGCTAGAATACCCCCATGACCGTCTTCCTTACGCCCACCTAGCGAGAGTCGAGGACGTCCGTTTTGACCCCTACACTCTCAACGCAAGCGGCGCTGCTCCACAGGCTGCCGCAGGAGCCACCCATGACCACCACCGAACCCAACCCCAGCCCGGGTCAGACCCCTCCTGCGGCTCAGGCCGCCGCCGTCCCGGACGCCGTGCTGGAGGCTGAGATCGCCCGCCGCCGGACCTTTGCCATCATCTCGCACCCGGACGCCGGGAAAACCACCATCACCGAAAAGCTGCTGCTGTACGGCGGCGCGATCCTGGAGGCCGGGTCCGTGACGGCCAAGGAAGGGCGCGCCCACACCAAATCCGACTGGATGAGCATCGAGCAGCAGCGCGGGATCTCCATTTCCAGCTCGGCGCTGACTTTCGAGTACGAGGGGCGGCACATTAATCTGCTGGACACCCCCGGCCACCAGGATTTTTCCGAGGACACCTACCGCACCCTGACCGCCGCCGACAGCGCCCTGATGGTGCTGGACGCGGCCCGTGGCGTGCAGATGCAGACCGAGAAACTGTTCGCGGTGTGCCGCAACCGCCACGTGCCGATCCTGACCTTCGTGAACAAGATGGACCGCCCGGCGCTGGACCCCTTTGATCTGCTGCAGCAGCTGGAAAACGTCCTTCAGATCACGGCAGTGCCGCTGACGTGGCCCATCGGCGACGGCCCGGATTTCAAGGGCGTCTACGACCTGCAGACCGGGCAGGTGCTGGCCTTCGAGCGCACCTCCGGCGGCAAGCATCGCGCCCCGATGCAGACGGCAGGCCTGGACGATCCGCGCCTGATCGGGCTGGTAGGCGCCGATCTGGCCGCCAAGCTCAAGGAGGACGTGGAGCTGATCGAGGCCGCCATGCCCGAATTTGATCCGGCGGGCTTCCTGTCGGGTGAACTGACCCCAGTGTTCTTCGGCAGCGCCATGAATAACTTCGGCGTCGAGCATTTCCTGAGCAACTTCGTGGAACTTGCGCCCCCGCCCGGTCCCACCCAGACGACGCTGGGCGAGCGCGACCCGGACGCTCCGTTTGCGGGATTCATCTTCAAGCTCCAGGCCAACATGAGCAAGCACCACCGCGACCGCACGGCCTTCATGCGCGTGATGAGCGGTCATTTCGTGCGTGGTATGGACGTGACCCATACTCGCAGCGGGCGCAAGCTGCGGCTGTCACAGGCGCACACCCTGTTTGCCCAGGACCGCGAGAAGGTGGAAGAGGCCTATCCCGGCGACATCGTGGGGCTGGTCAACCCCGGCGTGTTCCAGATCGGCGACGTGATCAGCCTGGAGGCGAAGGTGGCGCTGCCGGGCTTCCCACGGTTCACCCCTGAGACCTTTGCCACGCTGACCCTCAAGGACGTGGGCAAGCGCAAGGCATTCATGAAGGGCCTGACCCAGCTGGCCGAGGAAGGGGTGGTGCAGGTCTTTTTCCCCACCGATGGGGCGCGTGATCCGTACCTGGGCGCGGTCGGCCCCCTCCAGTTTGAGGTCTTCCAGGCCCGCTTGCAGGAGGAATACGGTGTGGATGTGGAGCTGAACATCACCGGCTATGGGCTGGTGCGCTGGCTGGCTGGGGACGCCGGATCGGTGGCCCGCTTTGCCCGCCATGTTGAGGACGATCAGGGCCGCCCGGTGATGCTGTTCCGCAGCAAGTACGATCTGGAATACACCGCCGAGCAGCACCCGGAGATTGAGTTCCTGCCGTTGCCTAAAGACCTGACACGGGTGTAGTTCGGACACCTGGGCTGAGAGTCTGAGAGTCACGGGCGAATCAGCCGGGTCTACCAGCACACCAACCTGTCGCCACTTCTCGTTTTCCCGACTCTTTGATCAGAGTCTCGGCACACACGGGAAGGTCCCCTGTGGACGCTCACCAACGTAAGTCCTGGCGTGGGCACGATTACGCCTGGACACGCCTGCCCTACAGTCTGCGTTTTCAGGACGGCGCGGTGACGGCCAGCACAGGCTGTCATCCCCTGGAAGACAGCTTTCAGGGACGCGGTCAGGCCATACGGTTCAGAAACATCGACACTGAACCTAAGCATCCCCGCCTCGATCACGCGCTGGGTCTGCGCGAGGATTTCACGACGCTGCTGCCCAGGCCACGCGCTACCCCATGCAGGGCGGGCGGCCCACGATCTATGCCGGGAAGGGCAGGCTGAATTTCAGGGGGCAGTGGCTACCCACCAGGCATTATTCCGGGCCGTACTGGTGTTCGGTGGGCAACGCCACCCCATCGTGTACGGCCTGGGCAATCCGTGCCGCCTGCGGGAAGTCCACCGCCGCGTACCAGCCTTCCTCCAGCCCCTGCGGCGTCTGGCGGTACACGCACAGGCTGGGGCCGTAACTGCACGAGCCCAGGCACCCGCTCTCGGTCAGGCGGATGCTGCCGCCCGTCTTGTAGTACGCCAGTGAGGCGCGTTCCAGGTGATTCCACAGCGCCTTGTACAGCAGCGCTGAGCCGCGTGCCTGACAGTTCGGCCCCTGGCAGACCAGGATGTGACCGGAGGTTTTGAAATACTTGGGGGCCATAACTTTCAATCCTCCGGGATGACCAGCAGGCGGTCTGCATCCCGCACCACTCTTGCGCGCACGCCGTAGGCGGCCAGCAGGTTCCCCGGCGTCAGCACCGTTTCAGGCGGGCCTGCCGACAGCACTTTCCCCTGGTGCAGCAGCAGCAGCCAGTCGGCCCGCGCCGCCAGATTCAGGTCGTGCAGCACGGCCACCACACCCAGGCCACCGGCCACCTCGCAGCGCAGGTAACGGATCACTTCCAGGGCGTAGGCCAGGTCCAGGTGGTTGGTGGGTTCGTCCAGCAGCAGGAAGCGCGGCTGCCCGGCCAGGGCGCGGGCCAGCGCCACCCGCTGCCGCTCGCCGCCGGACAGTTCAGTCACTTTGCGTGCCTCGAAGCGGCGGGTGTCGGTGCGGTCCAGGGCGCTGTCCACCGCCGCCTCGTCCGCGTCGGTCCAGGGACGGGTGGGCAGCAGGCCGAAGCGCCACTCGCCCGCGCCGCGCCCTAATGCCACCACATCGCGGACCCGCGTGGCGTCGGGCAGGCCCTCGCTCTGGGCCAGGTAGGCCAGCGCCCGCGAACGTTCCGGGCGGCTCCAACCCTGCAGCGGACGCCCGAACAGGCACACCTCGCCGGATTCGGGCCTGTTCAGGCCCAGCAGCGCCCGCAGCAGGGTGGACTTGCCCGCGCCGTTGGGACCGATCACCGCCGAGAAGACCCCGGTCTCAAAGCGGGCACTCACCCCACGCACCGCAGGGAAAGTTCCGGCGTGGACATGCAGATTGACGGCCTCCAGGGTGTCGGCGGGTGCAGTGGGGAGCCCTGGAGATTGCGGCAGTGTCCTCATATGTCCTTCTCCCGGCGCAGCAGCCACAGGAAGAAGGGGCCGCCCAGCAGCGTGGTCACGATGCCCACCTGTGACAGCGGCGAGGTGCGGGCCAGCAGGTCCGCGTAGACCAGCAATGCGCCGCCCAGCAGCGCCGAGAGCGGCAGCAGGATGCGGTGACTCGCCCCAAAGGCCAGCCGGACCATGTGCGGCACGATCAATCCCACGAAGCCGATCACGCCCACATAGGCCACCGCCCCGGCCGTGGCGACGCTGGCGGCGATCACCACGATCAGGCGCAGGCGTTCCACCGGCACGCCCAGCGAGCGGGCGGTCAGGTCTCCGAGTTGCAGGGTGTCCAGCGCGCGGGCCAGCAGCAGCAGCACGCCGCAGCCCAGGCCAGCATAGGGCAGCACGGTCAGCACGTCGCGCCAGCCGCTGAAGCCCAGATCGCCCAGGGTGTAGGCCAGCACCTGCCGGGCGCGGTCCTCGCCGCGCAGGATCAGGGCAGTGGTGGCGGCACTCAGGACGCTGCCCACCACCACCCCGGCCAGAATCAGGCGGGTGGGTGGGAAACGGCGGCCCTCACGCGCCAGCGACAGCGTGGCGGCCACCGCCAGCAGCGCCGCAAAGAGCGCCGACACCGGAATCAGAGGGCGCGGCCAGTTCAGCACGATCGCCAGGGTGGCCCCCAGCGCCGAGCCGCTGGCCACGCCCAGCAGGTACGGATCGGCCAGCGGGTTGCGGAACACGCCCTGAAATGCGCCGCCACACACCGACAGGCTGGCCCCCACCAGCACGCCCATCATCACGCGCGGCAGGCGGATCTGCCACACGATCACGTCGTTGCTGCCCAGTTCCGCCCCGGTGAACTGGCTGGCGAGACCGCGCCACAGCGCCCCCAGCACCTCGCCCGGCGCAATGGTCACGCTGCCCAGCCCGGTGCCCAGCACGATGGCCGACAGCAGCAGCAGGAGCAGAAGCAGGGTGCGCGGCCACACCCAGCGCGGTTCAGCAGCCAGGGCAGCAGCCGGCAGCGCCTCAGCGCGCGGGGCGTCCCGCTGCGCGTCACTTCCCATCTCCCCTCACCTCCCCCGTCCTGGCGCGGCAGAACATACGGTGACCTGCACCCTCCACCCGAACGGCCAGGACCTACTTGAACAGTTCCGGATGAATGAGCCTGGCCAGCCCGGCCAGCGCCTGCGGCATGCGCGGGCCCGGGCGCGAGAAGATCGTGTCCAGTTCCTTGGGCAGCGCCATTGCCTTGCCGGCCTTGACCGCCGTCATGCTGCCCCAGCCGGGCCGGGCCGCTGCCACCTTCGCGTCCACGCCCAGAATGAGCTGCGGGTTGGCCTTCACGATGAACTCGGGGTCCACCTTGGGAAAGTCGCCCATGCTGGCCGGAATGATGTTCCGCCCGCCTGCCTTGGTCAGCAGCACGCCCATGAAGGAGTTGGGGCCGATGCTGTACGGCGTGGGATCCACCTCAACGTAGACGCTGGGCTTCTTCACCGCATTCTTGGTCAGAATCTCGGTACGGGCGATGTCGCGGCGCATCTGCGTGACCAGATTTTTGGCCTGTGCTTCCCGGTTGACGATCCGGCCCAGCACCAGGGTCTTGGCAAACACTTCCTCATAGGTTTCGGGATTCACGGCAACCACAGTGATGCCCGCCTGGGTCAGCGGCTCCACAATCTTGCCGTACCTGCTGACCAGCACCAGATCGGGCTTCAGGGCCACAATGGCCTCGATCCTGGGATCGTACAGCCCGCCCATCTTCGGCAGGGTGGTGACCTTCTGCGGGTAGTCGCTGTAATCGTCGACGCCCACCAGCTTGTCGCAGGCCCCAATCGCGCATAGCGTTTCGCTGTCGCTGGGCAGCATGCTCACGATGCGCTTCGGCTCGGCCCTGAGGGTCACCTTGCGGTTCAGGTCATCGGTCAGGGTCAGCGGGTAGGTGGTGGCGGCGGCCAGGCCCGTCAGGGCCAGCGTCAGGGTCAGCGTGCGGGTCAGGATGGGTTTCATGTTGGCTCCTTGGCCTAGCCCCACGCACAGAAAAACCGCCCCGGAACTTGGGGCGGAAAGCAGAAGCGTCCGTCACGGTGGGCCACCCGACACAGAGGGCCACGCACGGGCGTTCCCTCCTTTCCGCGAGAGGTCAGCCGCACGTTCCCGTGGGTGGGAACGTGGACGGGCCAGGTGTTCGGACTCTCCGCCCCCGGAGTCCATCAGAGGGCGGCTTACCGTTGCGCGACAGTGCCGGAATGTGCCTGGAGGCTGAAGTCTCCTGCGGCAGTCACCGGCTTTCCCCACGCCCGTCGGCCCGAGTATACGGCAGGGCACAGGGGCACAGCGAGGCGCGTTGGTTGCGGCCCGGCTCAGGCGCCGCCCCATGACCAGCGGTGACCAGCCCTTCCCTATCTGACGCCGCTGTAGCCGCCTGAGCAGGCCGCGCCGCGCTCGGGGGCCGTCGGTCCCTGCTCGTACTTGTCCAGAAAGGGCTTCAGGCGGGCGTCGTCCGGACTCTCCACCTTGATCTGCGCACCCCAGGCACTCGCGGCGATGGGCGTGTCCATGCCCGCGTAAGGGCTGAGCAGCGTGTAGGGGCGGCCGTCGACCAGGGCCCTGAGTTGCGCCACCCCCGCCGCGTCCAGATCGGGACGGTAGGTGATCCACACGGCGCCGTGTTCTAGGCTGTGCACGGCGTATTCGCGGTACAGCTCCTGGCTGTAGACGCCGCAGTTCTGCCACAGCGCGTTGTGGGCCCCCCCGGCGGGCGGGTTCTCGGCGTACACCAGCGAGCCGCTGCGGTGATCGCCCGCCGCGTAGGTGAAGGTCTGAAGGCCCTCCAGCTTGGTGCTGTTGCCGCAGGCGGTCAGGGTCAGGAGAAGGAAAGAAAACAGGGCGCGTTTCATCGCTGACCAGCATAGCGGCGCCATGTTAAGGATTAATGGCCGCCCTTGACCTCTGCGCCGGTCGGTTCAGGGTCCGGCACAAGACCCGGCGGGCGGCCCCCGCTGAAGCCGCTGCCTCGCAGGTCCACCATCTGCCGGTCCGGCACGATGTCTCCCTTCAGGCCGAGCGAGGCGAGGACCGGCAGAAAGGCCTGCATCACGGGAACCTCGCCGTGAACCAGCCAGACATGGGGGGTTCCAGCCGTCTCCAGAAAGGCCAGCAGATCGTCCTGATCGGCGTGGGCGGAAAAGCCGCCGATGGTGTGGACCCTGGCCCGCACGGCGATGTCCTCGCCCATGATGGGCACCGTCTCGGCCCCGGCCACGATGCGCCCGCCCAGGCTGAGCGGCGACTGGTACGACACGATGATCAGGCTGGTCCCCGGTTTCCACAGGTGGTGGCGCAGGTGGTGCTGGATGCGCCCGCCGGTCATCATGCCGTTGCCTGCCAGGATGACGGCTGGGCCGTCGTAGCGGTTGATGCGCTGCGACTCGTCGCCGGTCAGGACCACGTGCAGCGTGCTGGGCGCAAACGGGTCCTCGCCGGAGCGCAGGGCGTCACGGACCTCCGGGATCAGCTCGTCGCCGAACTCGAAGTACGCGCGGGTGGCGCGGGCGGCCATCGGGGAATCCAGAAACACCGGAATGCGCGGCACCTCGCCGGACTCCATCAGCTTCCGCAGGGTAGAGAGAATGGCCTGCGAACGTTCGATGGCAAAGCTGGGAATCAGGATCTTGCCGCCGGCCCGCACCGCCTGCCGCAGGGCGGCGCTGAACTCGGCCAGGGTGGCGGGCCACGCGCGGTGGCGGCGGTTGGCGTAGGTCGTCTCAAGGACCACCGCGTCGGCCTGCGGCGGGGGCGTGAAGTCGGGTTGCAGACCGCTCTCACGGTGGCCCAGATCGCCGCTCATGAGCAGCCGCCCGTCTGCCGATTCCAGCAGCAGATACGCGCTGCCCAGGATGTGCCCGGCCCGCCCGGGGGTGACGCGCAGGCCCGCCAGCGTGACCGTCTGCCCAAATTCCAGCACCGGGCGCAGCAGGGCCAGGGTTCGGTGAACGTCCTCCTCGTCGTACAGCGGCGGCAGAACCTCCTCCTCGCGGGCCTGCCTGCGGGCGCGGCGCAGGTCCTGGCGGTAGCCCTCCACCTGCAACCGGGCCGAATCCAGCAGCACGGTCCCGGCCAGCGCGGCAGTGGGCGGCGTGCAGTACACCGGCCCCCGGTAGCCCCGGTTCACCAGCAGCGGCAGGCGGCCCACGTGGTCCAGGTGCGCGTGGGTCAGGATCACCGCGTCCAGGTCCGCCGGGTCAAAGGGGTAGGGCTCGTGATTGCGGACCTCCAGCGCCTCGCCGCCCTGAAACAGTCCGCAGTCGATCAGGATGCGCCGCCCGCCGTCCAGGGTCAGCAGGTGCATGCTGCCCGTGACCGTACAGGCCGCGCCGAAACTCTGGAGTCGCATGGGGGATTTTAGCGTGGGGATGGGGGCAGGAAATACTTCTGGTGTCTGCCCTGAACGCTGCCCTAGAACAGTTCGTCCAGCACGCGGTAGTACGCCAGCCTGTCCG of Deinococcus aerolatus contains these proteins:
- a CDS encoding alpha/beta fold hydrolase produces the protein MTALPRTLSPLPLPPEDSRCCDGDLKVKTATLFRTAPLLLDCGRPLSDVRVAYHTYGEAQEEATLVLHALTGNSAVHEWWPDFLGAGRPLDPTRDFVVCANVLGGCAGTDGPAQWQGTGLGDLAISLRDMARVGRALLEHLGVRRVRVIGASMGGLLAYAWLLECPDLVARAVVIGAPVRHSPWAVGLNSAARAAIRAAPGGEGLKVARQIAMLSYRSPESLAQTQAGQRRPGVHAVTSYLEYQGEKLLARFCERSYVALTGAMDNFQPGDAELAAVRVPVLAVGISSDVLYPAAEVRAATDALPNATYWELSSIHGHDAFLMDAGELPQRVDAFLRGEAEFGLHPSG
- a CDS encoding M17 family metallopeptidase, with translation MQLVDQLEHTDLSLAFTGTGADWPDRLTRGLDAGEVRLVSRGAGGDAALALAPASAQDARDLGMALAKLARELKAGTVKVAATGHAAPLAAAALAAGWQDRRYKGGDSPKADMQLQVDGLDAAASARLRGMAAGVTFARELVSAPANHLNPASMAREAQTLSAHGVEVEAWDGPTIEARGMGLLAAVAAGSVTGPRLIRLTLPARGETTRVIALVGKGITFDTGGYSLKTGAGMYGMKNDMGGAGAVLGAMRALAELRGSIPDGTEVRAYVAAAENMVGPHAMRPGDVYRAANGKTVEVTNTDAEGRLVLADALAVACDEGATELVDLATLTGVKVAALGNDMAALFCSDADLAARLKAGAEAAGELLWELPLHQPYLKSYRKNTIADLKNSDMVPAGGSIKAALFLQQFVTRPWAHLDIAGNAAKEDVATGWGVGTLVEYVLAGQTQG
- a CDS encoding (2Fe-2S) ferredoxin domain-containing protein; its protein translation is MAPKYFKTSGHILVCQGPNCQARGSALLYKALWNHLERASLAYYKTGGSIRLTESGCLGSCSYGPSLCVYRQTPQGLEEGWYAAVDFPQAARIAQAVHDGVALPTEHQYGPE
- a CDS encoding ABC transporter ATP-binding protein gives rise to the protein MRTLPQSPGLPTAPADTLEAVNLHVHAGTFPAVRGVSARFETGVFSAVIGPNGAGKSTLLRALLGLNRPESGEVCLFGRPLQGWSRPERSRALAYLAQSEGLPDATRVRDVVALGRGAGEWRFGLLPTRPWTDADEAAVDSALDRTDTRRFEARKVTELSGGERQRVALARALAGQPRFLLLDEPTNHLDLAYALEVIRYLRCEVAGGLGVVAVLHDLNLAARADWLLLLHQGKVLSAGPPETVLTPGNLLAAYGVRARVVRDADRLLVIPED
- a CDS encoding O-acetylhomoserine aminocarboxypropyltransferase/cysteine synthase family protein: MPQKFETLQVHAGQKPDPTTGSQAVPIYPTNSYVFESPQHAADLFGLRAFGNIYSRIMNPTNAVLEERIAALEGGVAALSVSSGHAAQLVAILNVAQAGDNIVSTPNLYGGTVNQFRVTLRRLGIEVRFTGKDERPEEFAALIDDQTRAVYLETIGNPALNIPDFEAIAAVAHARGVAVFVDNTFGAGGYYCQPLTHGANVIVASASKWIGGHGNGIGGVIVDGGNFDWGNGRYPLMTEPSPSYHGLKFWDTFGEGNPLGLPNVAFITRARTEGLRDLGTTLAPQQAWQFIQGLETLSLRAERQAQNAQALAQWLSAHPDVTRVTYPGLGNHKHYDRAQHYLPRGAGGVLTFELSGGREAGEAFIRSVQLAQHVANVGDTRTLVIHPASTTHSQLDVESQTAAGVTPGLVRVSLGIEHIDDIQEDFAQALAAALVEAQEDAPREEV
- a CDS encoding DUF4032 domain-containing protein, with the protein product MFSSDSGSPQTMSRTRSTARGEVERARLMSDVRDLVAILRRQPNELLPFEWMKHLAPLGEHSLGVQAIQVDQIIGSVDRYREFDRHYLPKEKHLDERWIGVRSAQLQGKELPPIQVYKVGELYFVKDGNHRVSVARRQGQAYIDAHVIELNVTVPPEESDTLVDLIIKGEYAQFLRDTGLDMLVPGHREILFTTPGRYDKLLDHIRTRQYFLDRKPERAGLPPVTWEEAVLSWYTRLYLRIVENLDLHHVMFRFPGRTEADLYLWTMDHRYFLTQQYGHDVGSEEAARDFGKRHSPPVYKRLGQRMRLLLRGKLDPAM
- a CDS encoding peptide chain release factor 3, producing the protein MTTTEPNPSPGQTPPAAQAAAVPDAVLEAEIARRRTFAIISHPDAGKTTITEKLLLYGGAILEAGSVTAKEGRAHTKSDWMSIEQQRGISISSSALTFEYEGRHINLLDTPGHQDFSEDTYRTLTAADSALMVLDAARGVQMQTEKLFAVCRNRHVPILTFVNKMDRPALDPFDLLQQLENVLQITAVPLTWPIGDGPDFKGVYDLQTGQVLAFERTSGGKHRAPMQTAGLDDPRLIGLVGADLAAKLKEDVELIEAAMPEFDPAGFLSGELTPVFFGSAMNNFGVEHFLSNFVELAPPPGPTQTTLGERDPDAPFAGFIFKLQANMSKHHRDRTAFMRVMSGHFVRGMDVTHTRSGRKLRLSQAHTLFAQDREKVEEAYPGDIVGLVNPGVFQIGDVISLEAKVALPGFPRFTPETFATLTLKDVGKRKAFMKGLTQLAEEGVVQVFFPTDGARDPYLGAVGPLQFEVFQARLQEEYGVDVELNITGYGLVRWLAGDAGSVARFARHVEDDQGRPVMLFRSKYDLEYTAEQHPEIEFLPLPKDLTRV